One genomic segment of Impatiens glandulifera chromosome 6, dImpGla2.1, whole genome shotgun sequence includes these proteins:
- the LOC124943951 gene encoding zinc-finger homeodomain protein 2-like produces MSDNFNHKIIMKEGDEMATLVFHWECNEPNGHIFDGCRNFLRMGDDEIQAYICVLCGCHRDFHRRQTVQVLPENALEYLRLVDLTMNLNPPPHQIPPPFYVQNHNFFPYPNFLRAVYENREEGEIRGKVITKKEHRRTTLTLSQKEIMKGYADKLQWRLLGHDENKLHEFCHEIGVTPQVFKTWLRNNKNKLFRGVNAASDATTSCAGQSSHYRGGGDGNGDGGGDGNGGSNGGMVGGRG; encoded by the exons ATGAGTGATAACTTCAACCATAAGATTATCATGAAAGAAGGTGATGAAATGGCAACACTCGTTTTTCACTGGGAAT GTAATGAACCAAATGGACACATTTTTGATGGATGCCGCAACTTTCTGAGAATGGGTGATGACGAGATTCAAGCCTATATTTGTGTGTTATGCGGTTGTCACCGAGATTTCCACCGCCGTCAAACTGTTCAAGTTCTTCCTGAAAACGCCCTTGAATATCTCCGGCTGGTGGATCTCACCATGAATCTTAATCCTCCTCCTCATCAGATTCCGCCGCCATTTTATGTTCAGAATCACAACTTCTTTCCATACCCTAATTTTCTTAGGGCTGTTTACG AGAATAGGGAAGAAGGAGAGATCCGGGGAAAGGTGATAACTAAGAAGGAACATAGGAGAACAACTTTGACATTATCTCAAAAAGAGATAATGAAAGGTTATGCTGATAAGCTTCAATGGAGGCTTTTGGGTCATGATGAAAATAAACTTCATGAGTTTTGTCATGAGATTGGTGTGACACCACAGGTTTTCAAGACATGGTTGAGGAATAACAAGAACAAGCTTTTTCGAGGAGTTAACGCCGCCTCGGATGCCACCACCAGCTGTGCCGGTCAGTCATCGCATTATCGCGGAGGCGGCGATGGAAACGGCGACGGCGGCGGCGATGGGAATGGTGGAAGCAACGGTGGGATGGTTGGTGGACGTGGCTGA